A region of Prochlorococcus marinus CUG1416 DNA encodes the following proteins:
- a CDS encoding glycine zipper domain-containing protein: MFKKIISALSIFTLLSFGGMNSIEAKEKPAQWLAVTADGVPGSAPSPNTIKDTGKGKKISRKKCKKNGRAIGAIAGGLFGASRGKNAKSAAAGAIVGAGVGAAAGSALDDC, encoded by the coding sequence ATGTTTAAGAAAATCATCTCAGCTTTATCTATTTTTACTTTACTAAGTTTTGGAGGAATGAATAGTATCGAAGCAAAAGAAAAACCTGCACAATGGCTTGCTGTGACTGCAGATGGAGTACCTGGTTCTGCTCCAAGCCCAAATACCATTAAAGATACAGGAAAAGGCAAGAAAATATCGAGAAAAAAGTGTAAGAAAAATGGTCGTGCAATTGGCGCTATCGCGGGAGGACTTTTTGGTGCTTCCAGAGGTAAAAACGCTAAAAGTGCAGCAGCTGGAGCAATTGTTGGCGCAGGTGTGGGGGCCGCAGCTGGTTCAGCATTAGATGATTGTTGA
- a CDS encoding porin codes for MKLFKSLLIAPATLGLLAPMSATANELNIAEVSAYSSSEEVQNISEFYPKELAVTNSRVDGLEVRMNEIEAGSFSETTTASFSADFYLGAVDGGTSASNDPLMATYGFQIDLNTSFTGEDSLDISLDAGNTSTSTTSVTEFDGNATEDKLTVDGVSYTFPVGGATVFVADNGDGSALFTTACTYGGPTNTLDDCGNVNAGITLGGVATGASYDFGNGFSTAIGYQATEGEEAKGLMTEESTDKYALNGAYTGDNYGLSVTYANIEDGTKDDTFTALNGYYTPDGEGLPSISVGYEFGEDGNATSEDEITSFFVGLQWDEVGPGSLGVAMGHSNTVEGKDEEYMYEAYYSYPVNDGMTITPVVYTKESNVSGQDDATGVMVKTSFSF; via the coding sequence ATGAAGCTTTTCAAAAGCTTGCTTATAGCTCCTGCAACATTAGGTCTTCTAGCACCAATGTCTGCAACAGCTAATGAGCTTAATATTGCTGAGGTTTCTGCTTACTCTTCTTCTGAAGAAGTACAGAACATTAGTGAATTCTATCCAAAAGAACTAGCTGTTACAAACAGTCGTGTTGATGGATTAGAAGTAAGAATGAATGAAATTGAAGCTGGTAGCTTCTCTGAAACAACAACAGCATCATTTAGCGCTGACTTTTATCTAGGTGCCGTTGATGGTGGAACATCAGCTTCAAACGATCCACTCATGGCAACTTATGGTTTCCAGATTGATCTAAACACAAGTTTTACTGGTGAAGATTCACTTGATATCTCTTTAGATGCTGGTAACACATCCACTTCAACTACTTCTGTTACAGAATTTGATGGTAACGCTACTGAAGATAAATTAACTGTCGATGGTGTTTCTTACACTTTCCCAGTTGGTGGTGCAACTGTATTCGTTGCTGACAATGGAGACGGTAGTGCTCTATTTACAACAGCATGTACATACGGTGGACCAACAAACACACTTGATGATTGCGGTAACGTAAATGCTGGAATCACTCTTGGTGGTGTAGCTACAGGAGCTAGTTATGATTTCGGTAACGGATTCTCTACTGCTATTGGTTATCAGGCTACAGAAGGTGAAGAAGCTAAAGGTCTTATGACTGAAGAGTCAACAGATAAGTATGCTCTTAACGGTGCTTACACTGGTGACAACTACGGTTTATCAGTAACTTATGCAAACATCGAAGATGGTACTAAGGATGATACTTTCACTGCTTTAAACGGTTACTACACTCCTGATGGAGAAGGTCTACCATCTATCAGTGTTGGTTATGAATTCGGTGAAGACGGTAATGCTACATCTGAAGATGAAATTACAAGTTTCTTCGTCGGTTTACAGTGGGATGAAGTTGGACCAGGTTCTCTTGGTGTGGCAATGGGTCACAGCAACACTGTTGAAGGTAAGGATGAAGAGTACATGTACGAAGCTTATTACTCATACCCAGTTAATGATGGTATGACAATTACACCAGTGGTTTACACTAAGGAAAGCAATGTATCAGGTCAAGATGATGCAACTGGCGTAATGGTTAAGACATCTTTCAGCTTCTAA
- a CDS encoding porin, with protein sequence MKLFKSLLVAPAALGLMTPLAVSASEVNLNDISNYSDVDSIEFANSFNKVDANETQLLAGGEGIVGSNSHDGGFSETTTASFSADMYLGAVDGGTSKTDDAFMGTYSFQIDLNTTFTGEDSLDISIDAGNSAKAGTVEFDGNDTTDVLTLDGVSYTFPIGTKTTAFVGDNTDGSLLFNTACVYGGPSNTLDDCGNNYSALNGGGGTAFGASYDVGNGFTAAFGYTGEGSNADGLMTEEGDDALAGQIAYSADNYGASFTYAYKENPTFNTAVTDTNVWALNGYYTPSGEGLPSISVGYEAADSEIPSLTPKDTDSSAWFVGLQWDEIGPGTAGIAVGTKQHTVDNSTLDDELLMYEAFYSYELNDGMTITPLIYTKEFASGTDDETGLMVKTSFSF encoded by the coding sequence ATGAAACTTTTTAAGAGTTTGCTTGTAGCGCCTGCAGCTTTGGGTCTTATGACTCCATTAGCTGTAAGTGCTTCTGAAGTAAATTTGAATGATATTTCAAACTACTCTGATGTAGATTCCATAGAGTTTGCTAATTCTTTTAACAAAGTTGATGCAAATGAAACTCAACTACTTGCAGGTGGTGAGGGTATCGTTGGCAGTAATAGTCATGATGGTGGTTTCTCTGAAACAACAACTGCATCATTTAGTGCTGACATGTACTTAGGCGCTGTAGATGGTGGTACATCAAAAACTGATGATGCTTTTATGGGTACATACAGTTTCCAGATTGACTTGAATACAACTTTTACAGGTGAAGATTCACTAGATATTTCAATTGATGCAGGTAATTCCGCTAAGGCTGGTACTGTTGAATTTGATGGAAACGATACCACTGATGTATTAACTCTTGACGGGGTTTCTTATACATTCCCAATTGGAACAAAAACAACAGCTTTCGTTGGTGATAATACAGACGGAAGTTTACTCTTTAATACCGCTTGTGTTTACGGAGGCCCATCTAACACATTAGATGATTGTGGTAACAACTATTCAGCTCTTAATGGTGGAGGAGGAACCGCATTTGGTGCTAGTTATGATGTAGGTAATGGCTTTACTGCTGCTTTCGGCTATACAGGTGAAGGAAGTAATGCAGATGGACTCATGACCGAAGAAGGTGATGATGCTCTTGCAGGACAAATTGCTTATTCAGCAGATAACTACGGTGCTTCATTCACTTATGCTTATAAAGAGAACCCTACATTTAATACAGCTGTAACTGATACTAATGTTTGGGCCCTCAATGGTTACTACACTCCTTCTGGAGAAGGTCTACCATCTATAAGCGTTGGTTATGAAGCTGCTGACAGTGAAATCCCATCTCTTACTCCTAAAGATACTGATTCATCAGCATGGTTTGTTGGATTACAGTGGGATGAAATAGGACCTGGTACTGCTGGGATTGCAGTTGGAACTAAGCAACATACTGTTGATAACAGTACTCTTGATGATGAATTATTAATGTATGAAGCTTTCTATTCATACGAATTAAATGATGGAATGACTATCACTCCATTAATTTATACAAAAGAGTTCGCTTCAGGTACTGATGATGAGACCGGTTTAATGGTTAAAACATCATTCAGTTTCTAA